Proteins from a genomic interval of Gadus macrocephalus chromosome 2, ASM3116895v1:
- the ush1ga gene encoding pre-mRNA splicing regulator USH1G, with translation MNDRYHKAARDGYLDLLKEATRRDLNAPDEDGMTPTLWAAYHGNLEALRLIVGRGGKPDNCDMWGNTPLHLAAANGHHNCLSFLVAFGANVWCLDNDYHTPLDMAAAKGHMECVRYLDSIAAKQTALNPKLVTKLREQAFRHAERRIKDCAKLQRKHHKRMERRFLKESAAAAAVEASVSDAMSFSSFSGSSVSRGMPRYSAASVSVPYSQATLHATGRGKTKIQKKLEKRRQGEGTFKIYEDGRKSVRSLTGLQLGNDVMFVKQGTYAPPRERGRRNVRNMFSGDNEDAVSRAMSVPDLHRSEVDHSEISTDSGHDSLFNRPGLGTMVFRRNYISGGLSGLRGPEGSSVVGADGPGGGVRLRSRLQHYPSADQDSIGSARSLQERNYQELPWDEAELGLDDDDEPESSPLEVFLATQSMSEFTALLRREKIDLEALLLCSDDDLKSIHLPLGPRKKILEACQRRLDAIDDPDRIEDTEL, from the exons ATGAACGACCGATACCATAAGGCGGCCCGGGACGGGTACCTGGACCTGCTGAAGGAGGCGACGCGGAGGGACCTGAACGCCCCGGACGAGGATGGCATGACACCGACGCTATGGGCGGCTTACCACGGGAACCTGGAGGCGCTGCGGCTCATCGTCGGACGAGG GGGGAAACCGGACAACTGCGACATGTGGGGCAACACGCCGCTGCACCTGGCCGCGGCCAACGGACACCACAACTGCCTGTCCTTCCTGGTGGCGTTCGGCGCCAACGTGTGGTGCCTGGACAACGACTACCACACGCCGCTGGACATGGCCGCCGCCAAGGGCCACATGGAGTGCGTGCGCTACCTGGACTCCATCGCCGCCAAGCAGACGGCGCTGAACCCCAAGCTGGTGACCAAGCTGCGGGAGCAGGCCTTCCGGCACGCCGAGCGCCGCATCAAGGACTGCGCCAAGCTCCAGCGGAAGCACCACAAGCGCATGGAGCGGCGCTTCCTCAAGgagtcggcggcggcggcggcggtggaggccTCGGTGTCGGACGCCATGAGCTTCTCCAGCTTCAGCGGCAGCTCGGTGAGCCGCGGGATGCCGCGCTACAGCGCCGCCAGTGTCAGCGTGCCATACTCCCAG GCCACACTTCACGCCACGGGCCGTGGGAAAACCAAGATCCAGAAGAAGCTGGAGAAGAGGCGACAGGGCGAGGGCACCTTCAAGATCTACGAGGACGGCCGCAAGAGCGTGCGCTCGCTGACGGGCCTGCAGCTGGGCAACGACGTGATGTTCGTCAAGCAGGGCACCTACGCCCCCCCCAGGGAGCGCGGCCGCCGCAACGTCCGCAACATGTTCTCCGGCGACAACGAGGACGCCGTCTCGCGCGCCATGAGCGTGCCGGACCTCCACCGCTCGGAGGTGGACCACTCCGAGATCAGCACGGACTCCGGCCACGACTCGCTCTTCAACCGGCCCGGCCTGGGCACCATGGTCTTCAGACGGAACTACATCAGCGGGGGGCTGTCGGGCCTGCGGGGGCCGGAGGGGTCCAGCGTGGTGGGCGCCGACGGGCCGGGCGGCGGCGTGCGTCTGCGGAGCCGGCTGCAGCACTACCCCAGCGCCGACCAGGACAGCATCGGCAGCGCGCGCAGCCTGCAGGAGAGGAACTACCAGGAGCTGCCCTGGGACGAGGCGGAGCTGGGgctggacgacgacgacgagccCGAGTCCAGCCCCCTGGAGGTGTTCCTCGCCACGCAGAGCATGAGCGAGTTCACCGCGCTCCTCCGGCGGGAGAAGATCGACCTGGAGGCGCTGCTGCTGTGCTCGGACGACGACCTGAAGAGCATCCACCTCCCCCTGGGGCCCAGGAAGAAGATCCTGGAGGCGTGTCAGAGGCGCCTGGACGCCATCGATGACCCGGACCGCATCGAGGACACCGAGCTGTAG
- the LOC132475153 gene encoding proton channel OTOP2-like: protein MIAKQMEEDRLSNSSSGGAPGENAEEGVCEPELALDASHGHGHGASPRDRTRNWGWLLSGTVFLNLVILGTALVSASTFNSALFGSADLQVFLIVIILMTTLWMLYYHVYTSKEEHAVLYKDGHAGPVWLRAGLVLFGLLSLIMDVFKVANYAGYLHCDSAVKVAFPVVQAVFLFVQTYFLWFHAKDCVQLQRNITRCGLMLTLATNLILWMTAVTEESVHQTDIPTDDTYNTSKLSARRIYILRASYGEDNCKCSYSSCSIFKEAYYYLYPFNIEYSLFASAMAYVMWRNVGRLTEEHAHHKMRFHARDVLAGPALGAVLAVAGLATFVVYEVDVEKEESGARKDRAVMMHFVVNLVIACLLSAASALGFAVFRLEHRDLLSEKNPTRSLDVGLLVAASVGQFVISYFTIVAVVATGARGYLNGLNLAWALMTIVQLGLQNLFIIEGLHREPHHEPAPVTIFSNPYVIEGLGELGDPEMEGKPGPEPSPPSPVGRAELPPPVEHRHRLTWKRRVLKEVCAFLLLGNVILWIMPAFGARPQFDHSVETDFYKFTMWAAVVNIGLPFGIFYRMHSVASLFEVYLMS, encoded by the exons ATGATTGCCAAACAGATGGAGGAGGACCGTCTGTccaacagcagcagcggcggcgcgccGGGCGAGAACGCGGAGGAGGGCGTGTGTGAGCCCGAGCTGGCGCTGGACGCGtcccacggccacggccacggcgcCTCGCCCCGGGACCGCACGAGGAACTGGGGCTGGCTGCTGTCGGGCACAGTGTTCCTGAACCTGGTCATCCTGGGCACGGCGCTGGTGTCCGCCTCCACCTTCAACAGCGCGTTGTTCGGCTCGGCCGACCTGCAGGTGttcctcatcgtcatcatccTCATGACCACGCTGTGGATGCTGTACTACCACGTGTACACCTCCAAGGAGGAGCACGCCGTGCTCTACAAGGACGGCCACGCCGGCCCCGTCTGGCTCAGGG CGGGACTGGTTCTGTTCGGTCTGCTCAGCCTGATCATGGACGTCTTCAAGGTGGCGAACTACGCCGGCTACCTGCACTGCGACTCGGCCGTGAAGGTGgccttcccggtggtgcaggcGGTGTTCCTGTTCGTCCAG ACGTACTTCCTCTGGTTCCACGCGAAGGATTGTGTGCAGCTTCAACGAAACATCACACG CTGCGGACTCATGCTAACCCTCGCCACCAATCTGATTCTGTGGATGACAGCGGTGACCGAGGAGTCCGTCCATCAGACAGACATCCCGACGGATGATACGTACAACACCTCCAAGCTGTCTGCACGGAGGATATACATTCTGAGAG CCAGCTACGGTGAAGACAACTGCAAGTGCAGCTACTCCTCGTGCAGCATCTTCAAGGAGGCGTACTACTACCTCTACCCCTTCAACATCGAGTACAGCCTCTTCGCCTCCGCCATGGCCTACGTCATGTGGAGGAACGTGGGCCGGCTGACCGAGGAGCACGCCCACCACAAGATGCGCTTCCACGCGCGGGACGTGCTGGCGGGCCCCGCCCTGGGCGCCGTGCTGGCGGTGGCGGGGCTCGCCACCTTCGTGGTGTATGAGGTGgacgtggagaaggaggagagcggcgcccgcaaggaccgcGCCGTCATGATGCACTTCGTGGTCAACCTGGTGATCGCGTGCCTGCTGTCGGCGGCCAGCGCGCTGGGCTTCGCCGTGTTCCGCCTGGAGCACCGCGACCTGCTGTCGGAGAAGAACCCCACGCGCAGCCTGGACGTGGGGCTGCTGGTGGCGGCGTCCGTGGGCCAGTTCGTCATCAGCTACTTCACCATCGTGGCGGTGGTGGCCACCGGCGCGCGGGGCTACCTCAACGGGCTGAACCTGGCCTGGGCCCTCATGACCATCGTGCAGCTGGGCCTGCAGAACCTCTTCATCATCGAGGGGCTGCACCGCGAGCCGCACCACGAGCCGGCGCCCGTCACCATCTTCTCCAACCCCTACGTCATCGAGGGGCTGGGCGAGCTGGGGGACCCCGAGATGGAGGGCAAGCCGGGGCCCGAGCCGTCGCCGCCGTCGCCCGTGGGCCGCGCCGAACTGCCGCCGCCCGTGGAGCACCGGCACCGGCTGACCTGGAAGAGACGCGTGCTGAAGGAGGTCTGCGCCTTCCTGCTGCTGGGCAACGTCATC ctcTGGATCATGCCGGCCTTCGGCGCCCGGCCCCAGTTCGACCACAGCGTGGAGACGGACTTCTACAAGTTCACCATGTGGGCCGCGGTCGTGAACATCGGACTCCCCTTCGGAATCTTCTACCGCATGCACTCGGTTGCCAGCCTCTTCGAGGTGTACCTCATGTCATAG